The Granulicella arctica genome segment ACGTGCCTTCGGGAACCTGATCGAGAAGCTCGAAAAGAATATCGAGTGGGTGGGTCTGATCCATATCGCTGATGTCCCGGGGCGGCATGAGCCGGGGACGGGAGAGATCGATTACACGAACATCTATCGTAAGCTGGCTGAGCTTCACTATCACCGTTTCATCGCAATGGAATATTACCCGACAGAAGATGTGGTGACTTCCCTCCGGAAGGCAAGAGTTTCAGCGCAACAGGCTATGGGCGCGGTGCGCTAACTAAGGTTTCGAGCTGCGTTGTCGCCTCTTGCGCGACAATAGGGTCGAACATAGACGCAATGGCTGTTCACAGATTGGCTTTGGCGCTAAGGAAGTTATGCGGTGAGCGGCTATCCCTTATGCGTTGAAATGTCTATTCGTCGATAATAAGGTCGATCTGTCTTAGTTCAGCCCTACGGCCCCATCGCTCCACACGTTATATAGGGCGGGCTGAAGCTCAATTTAATAGTCTATTGAATACTTCAAGAGGGCGCGGCGTTTCTGCTGCGCCCTCTCGTGTTATCTACAGTGCATGGTCATGATGTCTAGAGGTGCCAAAAATGATGACATCGGAATATACTTAAGTATATTCCGATGCCTGAGAATGAGGACCGAATGAAGTTACATACTCGCATCCGCGAGGTAACGGAGCGTATCGCTCTGCGAAGTCGCGCTACACGTGCGTTTTATCTGGCAGCAGTTTCAACTGCTGCAGCGGAGGGGACTCGTCGTGGAAACCTGGGCTGCGCGAATCAGGCACACGGTTTTGCCGCTTGTGGGCCTGGTGATAAGGCGACTTTGCGGCAAGGAAAGGCCGCCAATCTAGGAATTATTACCGCATACAACGACATGCTTTCGGCGCATCAGCCGTATGAGCGGTTTCCGGATTTGATTCGTGCTGCGGCACGAGAAGCTGGCGGCGTGGCTCAGGTAGCCGGTGGAGTGCCAGCAATGTGCGACGGAATTACTCAGGGGGAAAAGGGGATGGAACTCTCCTTGTTTTCTCGGGATGTGATTGCGCTTTCCACCGTTGTAGCGCTGTCCCACCAAACATTTGATGGTGCGATCTTTCTAGGAATTTGCGACAAGATTGTGCCGGGCCTGGTGATGGGAGCGTTGGCCTTCGGGCATCTTCCGGCGATGTTTATTCCGAGCGGCCCGATGACATCGGGCTATTCGAATGACGATCGGAAGCTGTTGCGTCAGCAATATGCAGAGGGACGGGTAAGCCGCGAAGAGTTGCTGGATGCTGAGTCTAAGTCGTATCACGAACCGGGAACCTGTACGTTCTATGGAACGGCGAATACGAACCAGATGATGATGGAGATCATGGGGCTACATCTACCCGGATCCTCCTTCGTCAATCCGAACACGCCGTTACGAGACGCGCTGACGCGCGAAGCGACCAGACGGGCGCTGGAGATTACATCGCTCGGCAGCAACTATACCCCGGTAGGGGTGATGCTGGATGAGAGGGCATTCGTCAATGGCCTGGTAGGATTGCTGGCAACGGGAGGGTCCACCAACCACACGATGCATATGGTGGCCATGGCAGCAGCCGCTGGTATCAGGCTGGAATGGAATGACTTTGCCGACCTCGCCGAAATAATACCGACGCTGGTGCGCGTGTATCCGAATGGAAAAGCCGATGTAAACCATTTCCACGCAGCTGGAGGCATGGGTTTCGTTATGCGTGAGCTACTCCATGCGGGCTTGTTACATGGAGATGTCAGGACAGTGTGGGGAACTGGGCTTGAAGACTACACGAAGGAGCCTATGCTGAATGCAGACGGCGAGATTGTGTGGCGACCTGGGGCGCTCGTAAGTGGGGACGAGACACTGCTGCGTGGGGTATCCAATCCATTTGAGACTCATGGTGGCCTGAGAGTGGCTGATGGAAATCTAGGAAGATCTATTGTAAAAACGTCGGCTATCGCACTCGATCGATATGTGATCGAAGCTCCAGCGCTGGTATTCCACAGCCAGGATGAAATGCTGGGGGCGTTTCTGGCGGGCGAGCTGTATCGCGATGCCGTGGTAATCGTTCGCTTTCAGGGGCCTAAAGCGAACGGTATGCCGGAGTTGCACAAACTGCTGCCGCCGTTGCAGGCAGTACAGAAGCACGGCTACAAGGTGGC includes the following:
- the edd gene encoding phosphogluconate dehydratase; translation: MKLHTRIREVTERIALRSRATRAFYLAAVSTAAAEGTRRGNLGCANQAHGFAACGPGDKATLRQGKAANLGIITAYNDMLSAHQPYERFPDLIRAAAREAGGVAQVAGGVPAMCDGITQGEKGMELSLFSRDVIALSTVVALSHQTFDGAIFLGICDKIVPGLVMGALAFGHLPAMFIPSGPMTSGYSNDDRKLLRQQYAEGRVSREELLDAESKSYHEPGTCTFYGTANTNQMMMEIMGLHLPGSSFVNPNTPLRDALTREATRRALEITSLGSNYTPVGVMLDERAFVNGLVGLLATGGSTNHTMHMVAMAAAAGIRLEWNDFADLAEIIPTLVRVYPNGKADVNHFHAAGGMGFVMRELLHAGLLHGDVRTVWGTGLEDYTKEPMLNADGEIVWRPGALVSGDETLLRGVSNPFETHGGLRVADGNLGRSIVKTSAIALDRYVIEAPALVFHSQDEMLGAFLAGELYRDAVVIVRFQGPKANGMPELHKLLPPLQAVQKHGYKVALVTDGRLSGASGDVLSAIHVTPEAAAGGAIGKICDGDIIRIDATTGELNALVEASEWDARSQAIADLSESHYGVGRELFASFRREVSTADHGASIFAGAGTTVPEYAETPMVTTNV